A single genomic interval of Methanocorpusculum sp. harbors:
- a CDS encoding 4Fe-4S binding protein: MSIHYERRGPEVHTLGGVITQKNADLCTVRIRIPAGDITSERMAGLVDIASKFGNGSLHLTNRQSIEIPHVDPHNLEAMEVLLEKNGTPVGAEFTEVVNVVACPGTDRCKLANIDSSTLAKEIDKRFFRMELPLRIRIAVSSCPNSCVSSWVSDIGIIGVQKPIRNPTLCSGCGTCVDYCKEKALLVKHGAVILNEGLCTTCGNCIHTCQFNVITGKPLGYQIMVGGSHGRFPHLARYLTTVSTQESAMLVVEGILDWVRRFACEGKRFRIQIEEEGYDTFRQYVLKNVPEDTIETIENVSYLSQLSSTDTKYSLNLRQLE, translated from the coding sequence ATGAGCATACATTATGAACGCCGCGGTCCGGAGGTTCATACTCTGGGAGGGGTAATCACCCAGAAAAATGCTGATCTCTGTACAGTAAGGATACGGATCCCTGCAGGGGACATCACCTCGGAAAGGATGGCCGGTCTTGTTGATATCGCAAGCAAATTCGGCAATGGATCTCTCCATCTGACAAACCGTCAGTCAATAGAGATCCCCCATGTTGACCCGCATAACCTTGAAGCAATGGAGGTTTTGCTGGAAAAAAACGGGACACCAGTCGGAGCAGAATTTACCGAAGTGGTAAATGTGGTCGCCTGTCCAGGTACAGACCGATGCAAACTTGCAAATATCGACAGCAGTACTCTTGCCAAAGAAATCGACAAACGCTTTTTCCGGATGGAACTTCCGCTTCGCATACGTATTGCAGTATCATCCTGCCCGAACTCCTGTGTTTCCAGTTGGGTCAGTGATATTGGTATCATCGGCGTCCAGAAGCCGATAAGAAACCCTACCCTCTGCTCAGGATGCGGCACGTGTGTTGATTACTGTAAAGAAAAGGCACTCCTCGTTAAGCATGGTGCGGTCATTCTCAATGAGGGTCTGTGTACGACCTGCGGCAATTGTATCCATACCTGCCAGTTCAACGTGATAACCGGCAAACCATTGGGTTATCAGATAATGGTCGGCGGCAGTCACGGGCGCTTCCCGCATCTTGCACGCTATCTCACCACGGTCTCTACGCAGGAATCAGCGATGTTGGTCGTGGAAGGTATTCTTGATTGGGTCCGACGATTCGCCTGTGAAGGAAAACGGTTCCGCATACAGATCGAAGAGGAAGGATATGATACATTTAGACAGTATGTTCTGAAAAATGTCCCGGAAGATACGATCGAGACTATAGAAAACGTGTCCTATCTTAGTCAACTTAGTTCCACTGATACGAAGTATTCTCTCAATTTAAGACAATTGGAATAA
- a CDS encoding YwbE family protein, whose amino-acid sequence MKDGNLRSNIHPGDAVAIILKKDQGTGALTFGRVADILTNSPNHPHGIKVRLADGSVGRVQEIY is encoded by the coding sequence ATGAAAGACGGAAATCTGCGCAGTAATATTCATCCGGGGGATGCGGTGGCGATAATTCTCAAAAAAGATCAGGGAACGGGGGCTTTGACGTTTGGGCGGGTCGCAGATATTCTGACAAACTCCCCAAATCATCCCCACGGGATCAAGGTCAGGCTCGCCGACGGGTCGGTCGGCCGCGTGCAGGAGATCTACTGA
- a CDS encoding DUF89 domain-containing protein, protein MKLAPECRTCLLTKVRSQSQIVTNDEEVLARVNAECTEVYDRYLEEDPRAAVAAGEVHRTCYAAIGSDDPYAAMKKEDNAAAIRVASAVRPKLHTLHDYMTAAIIGNTIDYGVTGHEVSADLVAFFEKMLARSLALDDSEEFFQLADRVVYFTDNCGEIIFDKLFCEELRKNGSHVTIVVKEKPMLNDVTVQEAAEIRLEDAADIVYHSGGGAQLGAHPPYFPPEVRDAVDNATLIIAKGLANYESLTEYSIRPPVAYLLMVKCDAVGRDVGAKKGEMIAILRRQ, encoded by the coding sequence ATGAAGTTAGCACCTGAATGCAGGACTTGTCTGCTGACAAAAGTCCGTTCACAATCACAGATCGTAACAAACGACGAGGAGGTTTTGGCCAGGGTCAATGCCGAATGCACGGAAGTGTATGACCGGTACCTCGAGGAGGATCCGCGTGCAGCGGTCGCCGCCGGCGAAGTTCACCGAACCTGTTATGCCGCGATCGGCTCGGACGATCCGTATGCTGCTATGAAAAAAGAGGACAACGCCGCCGCGATCCGTGTGGCCTCGGCAGTTCGTCCGAAACTCCACACCCTTCATGACTACATGACCGCCGCGATCATCGGGAACACCATCGATTACGGCGTGACCGGGCACGAGGTCTCGGCAGATCTGGTCGCATTCTTCGAGAAGATGCTTGCCCGAAGTCTGGCTCTTGACGACTCGGAAGAGTTCTTCCAGCTGGCTGACCGGGTGGTCTACTTCACCGACAACTGCGGCGAGATCATCTTTGACAAATTGTTCTGCGAAGAATTACGGAAGAACGGATCACACGTGACCATCGTCGTAAAGGAAAAACCGATGCTCAATGATGTGACGGTACAAGAGGCGGCCGAGATCCGTCTCGAAGATGCGGCGGATATTGTGTATCATTCGGGCGGCGGGGCGCAGCTTGGGGCACATCCGCCATACTTCCCGCCTGAAGTCCGTGACGCGGTCGATAACGCAACGCTGATCATTGCAAAGGGTCTTGCAAACTACGAGAGCCTGACCGAGTATTCGATCCGGCCGCCGGTCGCCTATCTGCTGATGGTAAAATGTGACGCGGTCGGCAGAGACGTTGGCGCAAAAAAAGGTGAGATGATCGCTATTCTCCGGCGTCAGTAG
- a CDS encoding DHA2 family efflux MFS transporter permease subunit, protein MTAIILDPFRQKLLLVAVGIAVFMDALDGSVVNIALPVIAAEFGADTGTISWVSVAYLLTLAGLILIFGKLADRGYVKILFILGFILFTLGSVVCGLSPDLTLLIISRVFQGAGASMIAASTPMICVKYLPAKMLGVSMGVLTAASSIGFAIGPAIGGVITHFLSWHWIFFINIPIGIFAVLFALKIIPRASVPERSPFDFTGAVALFCLMVSCVFALERLPHLGLSDPLIIGALCVSLVSLVLFCAAELRSSHPILNIRVFKKRPLTFVVTAFLIAQITSTGFFYLLPFYLSAGMNFDPAASGLLLFIPAAVTALLSIPLGHWSDMTGRRGFVIAAFGVLSVTNLIYAFIVPEWGLIPLVGSLVLMGMVWGIGGGAGSSRIVEHMPKGEEGTGSSLMITTMYFGCVVGIALYAAVFTALTSAVGSVVSFADLDYSVFMYGFHITNAVGILIAAAALIFSAVVKDPARDK, encoded by the coding sequence ATGACCGCGATCATTTTAGACCCGTTCCGTCAGAAACTGCTCCTTGTAGCCGTGGGCATTGCGGTCTTCATGGACGCACTCGACGGATCGGTCGTCAACATCGCCCTCCCGGTGATCGCCGCGGAGTTCGGAGCCGACACGGGCACGATCTCCTGGGTCAGCGTCGCCTATCTCCTGACGCTCGCCGGTCTCATTCTCATCTTTGGAAAACTCGCCGACCGCGGGTACGTAAAGATCCTCTTCATCCTGGGTTTCATTCTGTTCACCCTTGGCTCGGTCGTCTGCGGGTTGTCCCCCGACCTCACGCTCCTCATCATCTCACGGGTCTTCCAGGGAGCAGGGGCCTCGATGATCGCAGCCTCCACGCCGATGATCTGCGTCAAATATCTCCCGGCAAAGATGCTCGGGGTCTCGATGGGTGTTCTCACCGCGGCAAGCTCCATCGGGTTTGCGATCGGTCCCGCGATCGGCGGGGTCATCACTCATTTCCTCTCCTGGCACTGGATCTTCTTCATCAACATCCCGATAGGGATCTTTGCCGTCCTGTTTGCCCTCAAAATAATCCCGCGTGCTTCGGTCCCGGAGCGTTCCCCCTTCGATTTCACCGGCGCGGTCGCTCTGTTCTGTCTGATGGTCTCATGCGTGTTTGCCCTGGAACGCCTGCCGCATCTGGGTCTTTCTGATCCGCTGATCATCGGCGCACTCTGCGTCTCTCTTGTCTCGCTCGTCCTCTTCTGTGCAGCCGAACTGAGAAGCAGTCATCCGATCCTCAACATCCGTGTCTTCAAAAAGCGGCCGCTGACATTCGTGGTGACCGCGTTTCTGATCGCCCAGATCACCAGTACCGGCTTTTTCTATCTTCTGCCGTTTTATTTATCGGCCGGGATGAACTTCGATCCGGCAGCGAGCGGTCTCCTTCTCTTCATCCCCGCGGCGGTCACTGCTCTCCTGAGTATCCCCCTTGGTCACTGGTCGGATATGACTGGAAGGCGCGGGTTTGTTATCGCCGCGTTCGGTGTCCTCTCAGTGACGAACCTGATCTATGCGTTCATCGTTCCTGAATGGGGTCTGATCCCCTTGGTCGGCAGTTTGGTTCTGATGGGAATGGTCTGGGGTATCGGCGGGGGGGCGGGGTCCAGCCGGATCGTCGAGCATATGCCGAAAGGTGAGGAGGGGACCGGTTCCTCACTGATGATCACAACGATGTACTTCGGCTGTGTGGTTGGGATCGCGCTGTATGCCGCGGTTTTCACCGCTCTGACATCTGCTGTGGGCAGTGTCGTTTCATTTGCCGATCTGGATTACTCAGTGTTCATGTACGGATTCCATATCACGAATGCGGTCGGGATCCTCATCGCAGCCGCGGCGCTGATCTTCTCGGCAGTCGTGAAAGATCCGGCACGGGACAAATAG
- a CDS encoding FeoA family protein, which translates to MQNESVRLCDIPNGRSASILGFIDGTNFGFQSRLLELGLTRGSLVRVTGFAPLGDPMMVSVKGCQLAIRKEDAAYIQVVTA; encoded by the coding sequence ATGCAAAATGAATCAGTTCGGTTATGCGATATTCCGAATGGAAGATCCGCATCGATCCTTGGATTTATCGATGGAACAAACTTCGGCTTTCAGAGCAGATTACTCGAACTCGGACTCACCCGAGGCAGCCTCGTTCGTGTCACTGGTTTTGCTCCGCTCGGCGACCCGATGATGGTATCAGTCAAGGGATGCCAGCTTGCCATACGAAAAGAAGATGCAGCCTATATCCAAGTGGTCACCGCATGA
- the feoB gene encoding ferrous iron transport protein B, with protein sequence MKKIIVALAGNPNCGKTTLFNNLTGMHHHVGNWPGKTVTVERKEGKIVYDGTTLEIIDLPGTYSLSGRSLEEEIAVSYLLNEKPDVVVNIVDAAHLERNLYVTLQLIELGVPLVLVLNMNRYADAEGIVINTKVLSEMLGIPVVQIEAIDETGKDDLIKAILARPTPPEKSIRYDRELEEHIREVTAITGSRWSAIQALIHGSTDAAIDRIRTHLAGIYGVQPGEIFADQRYGFIAGILHESVDHMEAGGKNQSERIDKIVTSKWFGFPIFLAVMYLIFQIVFTVGAPIMDLIDEGFGLLADFASVGLADIAAPDWVASLICDGIIGGVGSVVIFLPNIFLLFLLLAILEDSGYLARVAVIMDKIMHRLGLHGKSFIPMILGFGCSVPAIMATRTLETKRERFLTILITPFMSCGARLPVYLLLVGIFFAGWSQGLVMFSLYLLGILVALITGLLLRKTLFKGESSAFVLEMPPYRLPTIKGVLIHAGERSWEFLRKAGVIIFPAVLLMWLLASLPFGVEYASADSLIGMAGSTIAPIFAPLGFGFAEAAVAILMGLLAKEVVVGAFGTLYGVGEEGLGDVLMNVFTPLSAYSFMVFILLYMPCLAAMFTIRQETRSWKMTGLAAFGMCAIAWIVSFIVYQGGVLLGFA encoded by the coding sequence ATGAAAAAGATCATCGTTGCATTAGCCGGAAACCCGAACTGCGGGAAGACGACTCTCTTTAATAATCTCACCGGGATGCATCACCATGTAGGAAATTGGCCGGGTAAGACCGTCACGGTCGAAAGAAAAGAAGGGAAAATCGTCTATGACGGCACAACGCTCGAGATCATCGACCTGCCGGGGACCTACAGTCTGAGTGGGAGATCTCTCGAAGAAGAGATCGCCGTCAGTTATCTTCTGAACGAAAAACCCGATGTTGTCGTCAATATCGTGGATGCCGCACATCTTGAGAGAAATCTGTATGTCACCCTTCAGCTGATCGAACTCGGCGTGCCGCTCGTCCTTGTGCTGAATATGAACCGGTATGCGGATGCAGAGGGAATTGTCATCAACACCAAAGTCCTCAGCGAGATGCTCGGCATCCCGGTCGTACAGATCGAAGCGATCGATGAGACAGGAAAGGACGATCTGATCAAAGCGATACTTGCACGGCCTACCCCTCCGGAGAAAAGTATCCGGTATGATCGCGAACTTGAGGAACATATTCGTGAAGTGACCGCGATCACCGGATCACGCTGGTCCGCGATCCAGGCTCTTATTCACGGCTCGACGGATGCCGCGATCGACAGAATCAGGACCCATCTCGCCGGCATCTACGGCGTTCAGCCGGGAGAGATCTTTGCGGATCAGCGGTACGGTTTCATCGCCGGCATTCTCCACGAATCCGTAGATCATATGGAAGCGGGCGGCAAAAATCAGTCCGAGAGGATCGACAAGATCGTGACCAGTAAATGGTTCGGGTTCCCGATCTTTCTTGCCGTGATGTATCTGATCTTCCAGATCGTGTTCACCGTCGGCGCTCCGATCATGGATCTGATCGATGAAGGTTTCGGGCTGCTCGCCGATTTTGCCTCGGTAGGTCTTGCAGATATCGCCGCACCCGACTGGGTCGCATCTCTGATCTGTGACGGTATCATCGGCGGGGTCGGGTCGGTCGTGATCTTCCTGCCGAATATCTTCCTGTTGTTCCTGCTTCTCGCGATCCTTGAGGACTCCGGTTATCTCGCAAGAGTTGCCGTGATCATGGACAAGATCATGCACAGGCTTGGTCTGCACGGAAAATCCTTTATCCCGATGATCCTCGGATTTGGATGCAGTGTGCCGGCAATCATGGCGACCCGGACCCTGGAAACAAAACGTGAACGGTTCCTGACGATCCTGATCACGCCGTTTATGTCGTGCGGTGCGAGACTTCCTGTGTACCTGCTGCTCGTCGGCATTTTCTTTGCCGGCTGGTCTCAGGGACTGGTGATGTTTTCCCTGTATCTGCTGGGCATTCTGGTTGCGCTGATTACCGGGCTTCTGCTTCGAAAGACGCTCTTTAAGGGAGAGTCGTCTGCATTCGTTCTGGAGATGCCGCCTTACAGGCTTCCGACGATCAAAGGCGTGCTGATCCATGCAGGCGAACGGTCCTGGGAGTTTCTGCGGAAAGCCGGGGTCATCATCTTCCCGGCAGTGCTGTTAATGTGGCTGCTTGCTTCGCTTCCGTTCGGTGTTGAGTATGCTTCGGCAGATTCGCTGATTGGTATGGCGGGCTCAACGATCGCGCCGATCTTTGCACCGCTCGGATTCGGTTTTGCCGAGGCGGCCGTCGCGATCCTTATGGGTCTTCTTGCAAAAGAGGTGGTGGTCGGGGCATTCGGCACGCTGTATGGTGTGGGCGAGGAGGGACTTGGCGACGTGCTGATGAACGTGTTCACGCCGCTTTCGGCATACTCGTTCATGGTGTTCATCCTGCTCTACATGCCCTGTCTTGCGGCGATGTTCACGATCCGGCAGGAGACTCGCTCCTGGAAAATGACCGGGCTTGCAGCATTTGGCATGTGTGCGATCGCCTGGATCGTTTCCTTCATCGTGTATCAGGGGGGTGTTCTTCTTGGTTTTGCCTGA
- a CDS encoding metal-dependent transcriptional regulator codes for MDPIPQASYNHRLTMKEEDYLEAILNVSLTKGYAKSRDVAAELDVGPSSVGEMFAKLDKKGLVVYRKYEGVTLTESGKIIAEQVKFRHDVLVEFLEIIGVPGNIANKDACFMEHELNTVTIQKIREFVAAKKQK; via the coding sequence ATGGATCCGATACCTCAGGCATCATACAATCATCGCCTCACCATGAAAGAGGAGGACTACCTCGAAGCGATCCTCAACGTCTCCCTCACCAAAGGATACGCAAAAAGCCGTGATGTGGCGGCCGAACTGGACGTTGGTCCTTCATCCGTTGGGGAAATGTTTGCAAAACTCGATAAAAAAGGTCTGGTCGTGTATCGGAAATACGAAGGCGTCACCCTAACGGAATCCGGAAAGATCATCGCCGAGCAGGTCAAATTCCGTCACGACGTCCTGGTCGAGTTTCTGGAAATAATCGGGGTGCCCGGGAACATTGCGAACAAAGACGCTTGTTTCATGGAACATGAACTCAACACCGTGACGATCCAGAAGATCCGGGAGTTCGTCGCCGCAAAAAAACAGAAATAA
- a CDS encoding DUF4357 domain-containing protein, translated as MGWYRESSYVDGRTCELIDYQSVIEHCFFEFVFINEKFKVFCRAWRKPLEPILTTDNSDYPRRSNRDGEWTIQTDRIGFLGDEWDCKIKENRSDTILMRDLNQHLSITRKQFPDTPSYFFKQKYPDWERDRDYRVKRVGYDQQIVTRNLGESIGILKQGDVIVHLNNGDRAVSLKPNQIVVTQNQGEQWFKIFSGERVVIFKPDNTQELYDPWTPPKPKEKSEKEDPIFNLLKDGITARGKNFCGTFFVSAGSEINISIEPYSNGGKNRRKELKDKGVIKTKKDGTAYLTENMGFSSPNTAANFLLGGRNKGGILWRNDEGTTWDEYYKDEA; from the coding sequence ATGGGATGGTATCGAGAATCTAGTTACGTTGATGGAAGAACATGTGAGCTTATAGATTATCAATCCGTAATCGAGCATTGTTTCTTTGAGTTTGTCTTTATTAACGAGAAATTCAAGGTTTTTTGTCGTGCATGGAGAAAACCGCTGGAACCGATTCTAACCACTGACAATTCAGATTATCCCAGAAGGAGTAATAGAGACGGTGAATGGACAATTCAAACAGACCGGATTGGATTTCTCGGAGATGAGTGGGATTGTAAAATCAAAGAAAACAGGTCAGATACAATACTCATGCGGGATTTGAATCAGCATTTATCAATAACAAGAAAGCAGTTTCCTGATACACCGTCATATTTCTTTAAGCAAAAATATCCGGACTGGGAACGTGATCGTGATTATCGTGTAAAAAGAGTTGGTTATGATCAGCAAATTGTTACACGAAATCTTGGTGAGAGTATTGGTATTCTCAAGCAGGGAGATGTTATTGTTCATTTGAATAATGGCGACAGAGCTGTTTCACTCAAACCGAATCAGATTGTGGTGACCCAAAATCAGGGTGAACAGTGGTTCAAAATTTTCAGCGGAGAACGAGTTGTTATTTTTAAACCAGATAATACCCAGGAATTATATGACCCCTGGACTCCACCAAAACCCAAGGAAAAATCAGAGAAAGAAGACCCAATATTCAATCTATTAAAGGATGGGATTACTGCCCGAGGAAAGAATTTTTGTGGCACATTCTTTGTGTCTGCAGGTTCAGAAATTAATATTTCTATAGAACCATACTCAAATGGCGGTAAAAATCGAAGAAAGGAGCTGAAAGACAAAGGAGTCATTAAGACAAAAAAGGATGGTACTGCCTATCTTACTGAGAACATGGGATTTAGTAGCCCAAATACTGCAGCGAATTTTCTCTTGGGCGGTAGAAATAAAGGCGGCATTTTATGGCGTAATGATGAAGGTACAACCTGGGATGAATATTATAAGGATGAGGCGTGA
- the cas7c gene encoding type I-C CRISPR-associated protein Cas7/Csd2 codes for MAIENRYEFVMLFDVENGNPNGDPDAGNMPRIDPETSYGIVTDVCIKRKIRDYVATVKEEEPGFQIYVRDGAVLNAQHELAYKNYNMKPEEKKLPKDEADAKKITGFMCENFYDIRAFGAVMTTKVNCGQVRGPVQINFSRSIDPIVPQEITITRVAVTSKEDAEKKEHEMGRKHIVPYALYRVEGYISANLAQKVTGFDDTDLDLLWEALINLFEHDHSAARGKMATRKLFVFKHDSALGCAPSHVLFDLISVKRKDASKPARSFEDYGVNVDTDKVPKSVELIEKL; via the coding sequence ATGGCAATTGAAAACAGATATGAATTTGTAATGTTGTTTGATGTGGAAAACGGTAACCCGAACGGCGACCCGGATGCAGGAAATATGCCCAGGATCGATCCGGAGACGAGTTACGGCATCGTGACGGATGTGTGCATCAAGAGAAAGATTCGGGATTACGTGGCTACGGTTAAAGAGGAGGAACCGGGTTTCCAGATCTATGTTCGCGACGGAGCTGTTTTGAATGCTCAGCACGAGCTTGCCTACAAGAACTACAACATGAAACCTGAAGAGAAGAAACTGCCGAAAGATGAGGCGGATGCAAAAAAGATCACAGGATTCATGTGTGAGAACTTCTACGATATCCGGGCTTTTGGTGCAGTCATGACAACGAAGGTGAATTGCGGACAGGTCAGAGGTCCTGTCCAGATCAATTTCTCCCGAAGTATTGATCCGATCGTGCCTCAGGAGATCACGATCACCCGTGTTGCGGTAACAAGTAAAGAGGATGCGGAGAAGAAGGAGCATGAAATGGGAAGAAAACACATCGTGCCGTATGCCTTGTACCGTGTTGAGGGATATATTTCCGCAAATCTCGCACAGAAGGTCACCGGTTTCGATGATACGGATCTTGATCTGCTCTGGGAAGCTTTGATCAACCTGTTCGAACATGATCACTCGGCAGCACGCGGCAAGATGGCGACGAGAAAGTTATTCGTGTTCAAACACGATTCGGCTCTTGGATGTGCTCCGTCTCACGTATTGTTTGATCTGATCTCTGTAAAAAGAAAGGATGCATCAAAACCGGCACGCAGTTTTGAAGATTATGGGGTCAACGTGGATACGGATAAAGTGCCAAAATCTGTAGAACTGATCGAGAAGCTCTAA
- the cas8c gene encoding type I-C CRISPR-associated protein Cas8c/Csd1, whose product MILSALCALYDNLVMDPRSGVAQPNYSSVPCSYAIELSRNGEFKGIITLVENKQRVMMRVPEQAGRSGKNPPPYFLCDNAKYLLGADYDKKEKKLIAMPDRLRSAYDTYQKIIDLSEDAGLKAVIAFLKNRVDDLPLDIPADHPIYQSGNIVFRLTDEKGYIHDHPEAKEVWETYCNASSCSEERGQCLVTGLLNQPLAKTHTMLKGVADANTTGCVIVGFNFPSVTSYGKTQSYNAPVSEKAMFAYTTALNYLLSKNDRRIQIGDTTVVFWTDGKEDGKALSLISVLLGADAPKDADISDTSTEIQILDILKKVRSGQAVNDPEFKVKTYILGLAPNVARASIRFWYEDTLENFILKTGEHTENMDVVKSAKLKPRLVSIGDILRSITVKSSKKWWENVPSSYETALFRAVISGDMYPTSVYSAVLMRIRAEAGDDYGIDYIRVGYLKAYLRRYYQKQNMTEKMEELTVSLNQKSIDTAYSLGRLFAVMEALQQKANGTSTIRSRYFASASANPKLVFPTLLNLSQHHIAKIDGRYYDKQMEAILSNVTEFPAAFNLEDQGKFVLGYYHQREFIYTKKEDKELQEA is encoded by the coding sequence ATGATCCTGTCTGCCTTGTGTGCGTTATACGACAATCTCGTAATGGATCCAAGATCAGGAGTCGCTCAGCCAAACTACTCGAGTGTGCCGTGCTCGTATGCGATCGAATTGTCCCGAAATGGGGAATTCAAAGGCATTATCACCCTGGTTGAGAATAAACAGCGAGTGATGATGAGGGTCCCGGAACAAGCCGGCCGCTCCGGAAAAAACCCGCCTCCCTACTTTCTCTGCGATAATGCAAAGTATCTCCTTGGTGCCGATTACGACAAAAAGGAGAAGAAACTTATCGCGATGCCCGACCGTTTGCGCAGTGCATATGATACCTATCAGAAAATCATCGATTTATCCGAGGATGCCGGGCTCAAAGCAGTAATTGCTTTTCTCAAAAACAGGGTTGATGACCTCCCTCTTGATATTCCGGCAGATCATCCGATCTATCAGAGCGGGAATATCGTGTTCCGCCTCACGGACGAAAAAGGCTACATCCACGATCACCCTGAAGCGAAGGAAGTCTGGGAAACGTATTGCAATGCTTCATCCTGCTCGGAAGAACGCGGACAGTGTCTGGTTACCGGACTTTTGAATCAGCCTCTTGCAAAAACGCACACCATGCTCAAAGGAGTAGCAGACGCGAATACTACGGGTTGTGTTATCGTCGGTTTCAATTTTCCATCGGTTACCTCATATGGAAAAACCCAGAGTTATAATGCACCTGTTTCTGAAAAGGCGATGTTTGCATATACGACCGCCCTAAATTATCTTCTTTCGAAAAATGACCGCAGGATCCAGATCGGGGATACGACCGTAGTATTCTGGACAGACGGCAAAGAAGACGGAAAGGCATTATCTCTGATCTCGGTACTTCTTGGTGCAGATGCTCCAAAAGACGCAGACATTTCTGACACTTCAACTGAAATACAGATTCTCGACATTCTGAAAAAAGTCAGATCCGGTCAGGCAGTGAATGATCCAGAGTTTAAGGTGAAAACGTACATCCTTGGTCTTGCTCCAAATGTTGCCCGGGCATCTATCAGATTCTGGTATGAGGACACGCTTGAGAATTTCATTCTAAAGACGGGCGAACATACCGAGAATATGGATGTGGTAAAATCCGCGAAACTCAAACCGAGGCTCGTTTCGATTGGGGATATTCTGAGAAGCATTACGGTAAAATCCAGTAAAAAATGGTGGGAGAATGTCCCATCGTCCTATGAAACCGCATTGTTTCGGGCAGTCATTTCAGGAGATATGTATCCTACATCGGTATATTCGGCTGTTTTGATGAGAATACGTGCCGAGGCAGGAGATGATTACGGTATCGATTATATTCGCGTAGGATATCTGAAAGCATACCTGAGACGGTATTATCAGAAACAGAACATGACGGAAAAAATGGAGGAGTTAACAGTGAGTTTAAATCAAAAATCAATAGATACAGCCTATTCTCTTGGAAGGCTGTTCGCTGTGATGGAGGCATTGCAGCAGAAAGCGAACGGCACATCGACCATCCGGTCACGGTATTTCGCATCGGCTTCGGCGAACCCGAAACTGGTGTTTCCAACGCTGCTGAATTTATCGCAGCATCATATCGCCAAGATCGATGGAAGATATTACGACAAACAGATGGAAGCAATTTTGTCCAACGTGACCGAATTCCCGGCGGCTTTCAATCTGGAAGATCAGGGCAAATTTGTTCTGGGCTATTATCACCAGCGCGAATTTATCTACACGAAAAAGGAAGACAAAGAATTACAGGAGGCTTGA
- the cas5c gene encoding type I-C CRISPR-associated protein Cas5c: MYGITLRVWGDYACFTRPEMKVERVSYDVITPSAARGILEAIHWKPAIRWVIDEIQVMQPIAFSNIRRNEVSSIMKNPGSLMKTVSEKGCAEPFYQNTQKDRQQRATLMLKNVEYIIKAHFEMTKKAGDDDTEEKHYNIFLRRARKGQCHHQPYFGCREFPVSFELVEEPLSKIPIDEDRDLGWMLYDINFSDDMTPKFFRAQMHKGIITIPESFHKEVNV; encoded by the coding sequence ATCTACGGAATTACATTACGAGTTTGGGGTGATTATGCATGTTTTACCCGGCCTGAAATGAAGGTCGAACGAGTAAGTTATGATGTCATCACCCCATCAGCAGCACGGGGAATTTTAGAGGCGATCCATTGGAAACCCGCGATTCGCTGGGTGATCGATGAGATCCAAGTCATGCAGCCGATCGCATTTTCCAATATCAGACGAAATGAAGTCTCCTCTATCATGAAAAATCCCGGTTCATTAATGAAAACTGTTTCTGAAAAAGGATGTGCAGAACCATTCTATCAAAACACCCAGAAGGACCGGCAGCAGCGGGCGACCCTGATGCTCAAAAATGTTGAGTATATTATCAAAGCTCACTTTGAAATGACAAAGAAAGCGGGCGATGATGACACGGAAGAGAAGCATTACAATATATTTCTCCGACGGGCACGGAAAGGTCAGTGTCATCACCAGCCTTACTTTGGATGCAGAGAGTTTCCCGTTTCATTTGAACTGGTGGAAGAGCCGCTCTCGAAGATCCCTATTGACGAAGACCGGGATCTTGGGTGGATGCTCTACGACATTAATTTCAGCGATGATATGACGCCGAAATTTTTCCGTGCGCAGATGCATAAAGGGATCATTACGATCCCGGAATCGTTTCACAAAGAGGTGAACGTATGA